A single region of the Phyllostomus discolor isolate MPI-MPIP mPhyDis1 chromosome 14, mPhyDis1.pri.v3, whole genome shotgun sequence genome encodes:
- the S100A2 gene encoding LOW QUALITY PROTEIN: protein S100-A2 (The sequence of the model RefSeq protein was modified relative to this genomic sequence to represent the inferred CDS: inserted 2 bases in 1 codon), with protein MSGSLEELPSFVGEKADEESLKKLMEGLDDDSDQEVXLPGVCIFLAPITVTCNDFFQGSPDRPCSRALGSLPWVSWAQEGFLFF; from the exons ATGTCCGGCTCCCTGGA AGAGTTGCCCAGCTTTGTAGGG GAGAAGGCGGATGAGGAGAGCCTGAAGAAGCTCATGGAAGGCCTGGATGACGACAGCGACCAGGAGGT ACTTCCGGGAGTATGTATTTTTCTGGCCCCGATCACTGTTACGTGCAATGACTTCTTCCAGGGCTCCCCGGACCGGCCCTGCAGCAGAGCTCTCGGCTCCCTGCCATGGGTCTCTTGGGCCCAGGAGGGCTtcctatttttttag
- the S100A5 gene encoding protein S100-A5 isoform X1: METPLEKALATMVTTFHKYSGREGSKLTLSRKELKELIKKELCLGEKMQEGSIDDLMKSLDKNCDQEIDFKEYSVFLTTLCMAYNDFFLEDHK; this comes from the exons ATGGAGACCCCTCTCGAGAAGGCCCTGGCCACGATGGTCACCACTTTCCACAAATATTCTGGGAGAGAGGGCAGCAAACTGACGCTGAGTAGGAAGGAACTGAAGGAGCTGATCAAGAAGGAGCTGTGTCTTGGCGAG AAGATGCAGGAGGGCAGTATCGATGACCTGATGAAGAGCCTGGACAAAAACTGCGACCAGGAGATCGACTTTAAGGAGTACTCGGTGTTCCTGACCACGCTGTGCATGGCCTACAATGACTTCTTCCTGGAGGACCACAAATGA
- the S100A5 gene encoding protein S100-A5 isoform X2, whose product METPLEKALATMVTTFHKYSGREGSKLTLSRKELKELIKKELCLGEMQEGSIDDLMKSLDKNCDQEIDFKEYSVFLTTLCMAYNDFFLEDHK is encoded by the exons ATGGAGACCCCTCTCGAGAAGGCCCTGGCCACGATGGTCACCACTTTCCACAAATATTCTGGGAGAGAGGGCAGCAAACTGACGCTGAGTAGGAAGGAACTGAAGGAGCTGATCAAGAAGGAGCTGTGTCTTGGCGAG ATGCAGGAGGGCAGTATCGATGACCTGATGAAGAGCCTGGACAAAAACTGCGACCAGGAGATCGACTTTAAGGAGTACTCGGTGTTCCTGACCACGCTGTGCATGGCCTACAATGACTTCTTCCTGGAGGACCACAAATGA
- the S100A3 gene encoding protein S100-A3, with protein sequence MARPLEQAVAAVVCTFREYAGRCGDKHKLCQAELKELLQKELPTWTPTEFRECDYNKFMSVLDTNKDCEVDFAEYVRSLACLCTYCHDYFKDCPPEPPCSQ encoded by the exons ATGGCTAGGCCTCTGGAGCAGGCGGTGGCTGCCGTCGTGTGCACCTTCCGAGAGTATGCGGGGCGCTGTGGGGACAAGCACAAGCTCTGTCAGGCAGAGCTCAAGGAGCTGCTACAGAAGGAGCTGCCCACCTGGACCCCG ACGGAGTTCCGGGAGTGTGACTACAATAAATTCATGAGCGTTCTGGACACCAACAAGGATTGCGAGGTGGACTTTGCTGAGTACGTGCGCTCCCTTGCCTGCCTCTGCACCTACTGCCACGACTACTTCAAGGACTGCCCCCCGGAGCCTCCCTGCTCCCAGTAG
- the S100A4 gene encoding protein S100-A4 produces the protein MAYPLEKALDVMVSTFHKYSGKEGDKFKLNKSELKDLLTREMPSFLGKRTDEAAFQKLMSNLDSNKDNEVDFQEYCVFLSCIAMMCNEFFEGFPDKLPRKK, from the exons ATGGCATACCCTCTGGAGAAGGCCCTGGATGTGATGGTGTCTACCTTCCACAAGTACTCGGGCAAGGAAGGTGACAAGTTCAAGCTCAATAAGTCAGAGCTAAAGGACCTGCTGACCCGGGAGATGCCCAGCTTCTTGGGG AAAAGGACAGATGAAGCAGCATTCCAGAAGCTGATGAGCAACTTAGACAGCAACAAGGACAACGAGGTGGACTTCCAGGAGTACTGTGTCTTCCTCTCCTGCATCGCCATGATGTGCAACGAGTTCTTCGAGGGCTTCCCCGACAAGCTGCCCCGGAAGAAATGA